The following proteins are encoded in a genomic region of Desulfosporosinus youngiae DSM 17734:
- a CDS encoding DUF6483 family protein: protein MYQKDYIIKMIKQLTLAVATLLSSKSKTKIEECQQMLNGAIYDLTGMSEHTILKLSHRDLISIISGGKEINTEKCFALAEMLKLSAEVSEDDTARSFALYLKSLNIFIEVSLDQRSDTTQNKSQAIHEIINVIKQYKLPKESNLLIFRYYEFNGRYDKAEDVLFNMIKTNKDEIVDEGFAFYERLRMKTQEELESGNLPLDEVIEGLNVYRNLLNH from the coding sequence ATGTATCAAAAAGATTATATTATTAAGATGATTAAACAATTAACGTTGGCTGTGGCCACACTTCTTAGCTCAAAATCCAAGACCAAAATTGAAGAATGTCAACAAATGCTTAATGGAGCAATTTATGATTTAACGGGTATGAGTGAGCACACAATACTCAAGCTTTCGCATAGAGATTTGATCAGTATAATTAGTGGCGGCAAAGAGATCAATACCGAAAAGTGTTTTGCACTTGCTGAAATGTTGAAGCTTAGTGCAGAGGTCTCTGAAGATGATACGGCCAGAAGTTTTGCTTTATATCTTAAAAGTCTCAATATCTTTATTGAAGTATCTTTAGATCAAAGATCAGATACCACCCAAAATAAATCCCAAGCCATTCATGAAATTATCAATGTCATAAAACAATACAAGCTTCCGAAGGAAAGTAATCTATTAATCTTTCGGTATTATGAATTTAATGGTCGGTACGACAAGGCGGAAGATGTACTCTTCAACATGATAAAGACAAATAAGGACGAAATAGTCGATGAAGGTTTCGCCTTTTATGAAAGGCTTAGGATGAAGACACAAGAAGAGTTAGAAAGCGGAAATTTACCCTTGGATGAGGTGATCGAGGGCTTAAACGTATATCGAAACTTACTGAACCATTAA